The following are encoded in a window of Bacillota bacterium genomic DNA:
- a CDS encoding NAD(P)/FAD-dependent oxidoreductase produces the protein MVNADAIVVGGGAAGMMAAGHAARLGAKVLLLEKTDLLGKKLLITGKGRCNITNSRPVSDLLECYPGGAKFLRGPLHRFSNTDVIHFFEDLGVPTKVERGGRVFPCSDRADTVVSALRRFVLTSGAQVQLNAKVVEVLTRAAPAEKPRVYGVKLADGRQLTTNNVVITTGGKSYPGTGSSGDGYELAARLGHCIEELFPALVPLRIQEQWARDLQGLSLRNVTATLLVNGKVVSREFGEMLFTSFGVSGPIILTLSRAAAIALRQGAEVKLRLNLKPALDEKQLDNRLQRDFQKYSRKQLHNGLVDLLPKALIDPVIAEAGIEPNQPVNQITKEQRTRLVDTLTGLEMTVTDTLGLAAAIVTAGGVSLKEVSPQTMESKLVQGLFFAGEVLDIDGVTGGYNLQAAFSTGRVAAESLRY, from the coding sequence CTGGTGAACGCAGATGCAATCGTAGTTGGTGGTGGTGCCGCCGGGATGATGGCTGCTGGCCATGCCGCTAGGTTGGGAGCCAAGGTACTGCTGCTGGAGAAAACTGACCTTTTAGGAAAAAAGCTCTTAATTACTGGGAAGGGCCGGTGTAACATCACCAACTCTCGGCCCGTTAGTGATCTCTTGGAGTGTTATCCTGGGGGAGCCAAGTTTCTTCGGGGGCCCTTACATCGCTTTAGCAACACCGATGTAATTCATTTTTTCGAGGATCTGGGTGTGCCGACGAAGGTAGAGCGAGGAGGCAGGGTTTTTCCCTGTTCCGACCGAGCCGATACTGTAGTATCAGCGCTGAGGCGATTTGTCCTGACCAGTGGGGCGCAGGTTCAGCTAAATGCCAAGGTAGTTGAGGTGCTCACCCGGGCCGCTCCTGCCGAAAAACCCCGGGTCTATGGCGTGAAACTGGCCGACGGCCGGCAGCTAACAACTAACAATGTTGTGATTACTACCGGAGGCAAGTCCTATCCAGGAACGGGTTCTTCCGGCGACGGATATGAATTAGCTGCCCGTTTGGGGCATTGCATTGAAGAGCTGTTCCCGGCCCTGGTTCCCTTGAGAATTCAGGAGCAGTGGGCGCGAGACCTGCAGGGATTGTCCCTGAGGAATGTGACTGCAACCTTGCTGGTCAACGGTAAGGTAGTCTCTCGGGAATTTGGAGAGATGCTCTTTACAAGCTTTGGCGTTAGTGGCCCCATTATCTTGACCCTCAGCCGAGCCGCTGCCATCGCTCTTCGGCAAGGAGCCGAGGTGAAATTGCGGCTTAACCTAAAGCCCGCTCTAGATGAGAAGCAATTGGATAATCGGCTCCAACGGGATTTTCAGAAATACTCCCGTAAGCAGCTTCACAACGGTCTTGTAGATTTGCTGCCCAAGGCGCTGATTGATCCGGTTATCGCCGAGGCGGGAATAGAGCCCAACCAACCGGTTAATCAGATCACGAAGGAACAGCGCACTCGTCTAGTGGACACCCTCACGGGACTGGAAATGACAGTGACCGACACCCTCGGCCTTGCCGCAGCCATCGTCACCGCGGGTGGGGTTAGCCTGAAGGAGGTCAGTCCCCAGACCATGGAGTCGAAGTTGGTCCAGGGTTTGTTCTTTGCCGGCGAGGTATTGGATATCGATGGGGTGACGGGTGGATACAACCTGCAAGCGGCCTTTAGCACCGGAAGGGTGGCGGCGGAGTCCCTCCGCTACTAA
- a CDS encoding rRNA pseudouridine synthase, with translation MRLQKFLAHAGVASRRASEELIQAGRVQVNSQTVTELGTKVVPGKDEVRVDGKLITALEGKAYYMLHKPVGYVSTVKDPQGRPTVLSLVDVPERVYPVGRLDFDSEGLLLLTNDGEVAWALTHPSQRVTKRYLVEVEGRPSARDLQSLAQGVMLEDGITAPAEVKLLSAHGNGALIEMGIHEGRNRQIRRMCERIGHRVTKLKRVQMGPIMLGRLPVGAHRPLQPKEVAALRQLVPSEKDNGKRIR, from the coding sequence ATGCGGCTGCAAAAGTTTCTGGCCCATGCCGGCGTTGCCTCCCGCCGAGCCAGCGAGGAACTGATTCAGGCCGGTCGGGTTCAGGTCAACTCCCAGACCGTCACTGAACTGGGAACGAAGGTGGTTCCCGGCAAGGACGAGGTGCGAGTTGACGGTAAATTGATTACCGCCCTGGAAGGTAAGGCGTACTACATGCTGCATAAGCCCGTGGGGTATGTCTCTACGGTCAAGGATCCTCAAGGGCGTCCCACGGTCCTGTCACTGGTTGATGTCCCCGAAAGGGTCTATCCCGTGGGGAGATTGGACTTTGACAGCGAAGGATTGCTGTTGTTGACCAACGACGGTGAAGTGGCTTGGGCCTTGACCCACCCCAGTCAAAGGGTAACCAAGCGCTACCTGGTGGAGGTTGAAGGCAGGCCTTCTGCCCGAGATTTACAGTCATTGGCCCAGGGCGTGATGTTAGAGGATGGCATCACAGCTCCCGCGGAGGTGAAGCTGCTGTCAGCCCATGGCAATGGTGCCCTAATAGAGATGGGGATTCACGAGGGACGCAATCGACAAATTCGTCGGATGTGTGAAAGGATCGGGCACCGGGTGACAAAACTAAAAAGGGTGCAGATGGGTCCAATCATGTTGGGAAGATTGCCGGTGGGAGCCCATCGGCCGCTGCAGCCCAAAGAGGTAGCGGCCCTGAGGCAGCTTGTCCCCAGCGAGAAGGATAATGGTAAAAGGATAAGGTAA